A part of Hippopotamus amphibius kiboko isolate mHipAmp2 chromosome 16, mHipAmp2.hap2, whole genome shotgun sequence genomic DNA contains:
- the KMT2B gene encoding histone-lysine N-methyltransferase 2B isoform X5 — protein MVQALTELLRRAQAPPAPRSRACESSTPRRSRGRPPGRPAGPCRKKQQAVVVAEAAVTIPKPEPPPPVVPVKQRTGSWKCKEGPGPGPGTPKRGGQSGRGGRGGRGRGRGGLPLVIKFVSKAKKVKMEQLSLGLESGQGQGQHEESWQDAPQGRVGSGQGEGPCWRKEQKLEEEGEEEKEEKDEEEEKEEKAVVKEEMVLAEEKEEAKLPSPPLTPPAPPPPPSLPPPSASPPSPLCPPPPPVSPPPPPSPPPPPAPEEQEESPPPVVPATCSRKRGRPPLTPSQRAEREAARAGPESASPPAPAPSATTGGPLEDSPTVAPKSATFLKNIRQFIMPVVSARSSRVIKTPRRFMDEDPPRPLKLEVSPTLRPPVATSPLTPQEPAPAPSPPRAPTPPPTPAPLPEKRRSILREPTFRWTSLTRELPPPPPAPPPAPPPLPAPVIPSRRPLLLRAPQFTPSEAHLKIYESVLTTPPLGAPEAPEPEPPPADDSPAEPETRAVGRTNHLSLPRFAPVVATPVKAEVPPSGAPAPVSGQQPQAQLQQPLQALQTQLLPPALPPQQSQVQPQLQLQLPPSPQQPPPLEKARIAGLGSLPLSGVEEKMFSLLKRAKVQLIKIDQQQQQKVASLMPPSPGGQMEEVVGTVKQIPDRGSVKSEDESVETKRERPSGPESPVQGPRIKHVCRHAAVALGQARAMVPEDVPRLSALPLRDRQDLATEDTSSASETESVPSRSRRGKVESAGPGGDSEPAGSGGTLAHAPRRSLPSHHGKKMRMARCGHCRGCLRVQDCGSCVNCLDKPKFGGPNTKKQCCVYRKCDKIEARKMERLAKKGRTIVKTLLPWDSDESPEASPGPPGPRRGAGAGGPREEVVAPQGPEEQDSLLLQRKSARRCVKQRPSYDIFEDSDDSEPGAPPAPRRRTPRENELPVPEPEEQSRPRKPTLQPVLQLKARRRLDKDALAPGPFASFPNGWTGKQKSPDGVHRVRVDFKEDCDLENVWLMGGLSVLTSVPGGPPMVCLLCASKGLHELVFCQVCCDPFHPFCLEEAERPLPQHHDTWCCRRCKFCHVCGRKGRGSKHLLECERCRHAYHPACLGPSYPTRATRKRRHWICSACVRCKSCGATPGKNWDVEWSGDYSLCPRCTQLYEKGNYCPICTRCYEDNDYESKMMQCAQCDHWVHAKCEGLSDEDYEILSGLPDSVLYTCGPCAGATHPRWREALSGALQGGLRQVLQGLLSSKVAGPLLLCTQCGQDGKQLHPGPCDLHAVSQRFEEGHYKSVHSFMEDMVGILMRHSEEGEMPERRAGGQTKGLLLKLLESAFGWFDAHDPKYWRRSTRLPNGVLPNAVLPPSLDHVYAQWRQQEPETPESGQPPGDPSTALQGKDAAAFSHLEDPRQCALCLKYGDADSKEAGRLLYIGQNEWTHVNCAIWSAEVFEENDGSLKNVHAAVARGRQMRCELCLKPGATVGCCLSSCLSNFHFMCARASYCIFQDDKKVFCQKHTDLLDGKEIVTPDGFDVLRRVYVDFEGINFKRKFLTGLEPDAINVLIGSIRIDSLGTLSDLSDCEGRLFPVGYQCSRLYWSTVDARRRCWYRCRILEYRPWGPREEPVHLEAAEENQTIVHSPAPSSAPPVHVDPPPDADALLPRAPEHHSPVQNQDPLLRPDPSSAPPLAPRSFSGARIKVPNYSPSRRPLGGVSFGPLPSPGSPSSLTHHIPTVGDLDFPAPPRRSRRPSPLASRLPPSRRASPPLKTSPQLRVPPPTSVIRALTPTSGELAPPGRAPSPPPPPEDLGPDFEDMEVVSGLSAADLDFAASLLGTEPFQEEIVAAGAVGSSHGGPGDSSEEEASPTPRYVHFPVTVVSGPALAPGALPGAPRIEQLDGVDDGTDSEAEAVQQPRGQGTPPSGPGAGRAGVVGAAGDRARPPEDLPSEIVDFVLKNLGGPGEGGAGPREEPLPPAPPLANGSQPPQGLPPSPADPTRTFAWLPGAPGVRVLSLGPAPEPPKPATSKIILVNKLGQVFVKMAGEGEPVSPPVKQPPLPPPIPPTAPTSWTLPPGPLLGVLPVVGVVRPAPPPPPPPLTLVLSSGPPSPPRQAIRVKRVSTFSGRSPPAPPPSKTPRLEEDGESLEDPPPGPGLCGTGLSRVRMKTPTVRGVLDLDDPGEPTEGESPRLLQDRSPLLPLPEGGPPRAPDGPPDLLLESQWHHYSGEASSSEEEPPSPEDKENQAPKRAGPHLRFEISSEDGFSVEAESLEGAWRTLIEKVQEARGHARLRHLSFSGMSGARLLGIHHDAVIFLAEQLPGAQRCQHYKFRYHQQGEGQEEPPLNPHGAARAEVYLRKCTFDMFNFLASQHRVLPEGATCDEEEDEVQLRSTRRATSLELPMAMRFRHLKKTSKEAVGVYRSAIHGRGLFCKRNIDAGEMVIEYSGIVIRSVLTDKREKFYDGKGIGCYMFRMDDFDVVDATMHGNAARFINHSCEPNCFSRVIHVEGQKHIVIFALRRILRGEELTYDYKFPIEDASNKLPCNCGAKRCRRFLN, from the exons ATGGTGCAGGCACTGACTGAACTTCTCCGGCGGGCCCAGGCACCCCCAGCCCCCCGGAGCCGGGCATGTGAGTCCTCCACCCCCCGTCGGTCTCGGGGGCGGCCCCCAGGACGGCCAGCAGGCCCCTGCAGGAAGAAGCAACAAGCAGTAGTGGTGGCAGAAGCAGCTGTGACAATCCCCAAACCTGAGCCCCCACCTCCTGTTGTTCCAGTAAAACAGCGAACTGGCAGCTGGAAGTGCAAGGAGGGGCCCGGCCCAGGACCTGGTACCCCCAAGCGTGGAGGACAGTCTGGGCGAGGAGGCCGTGGCGGCCGAGGCCGAGGCCGCGGCGGGCTTCCCCTCGTGATCAAGTTTGTTTCAAAGGCCAAAAAAGTGAAGATGGAACAGTTGTCCTTGGGACTTGAATCAGGTCAGGGTCAAGGTCAACATGAGGAAAGCTGGCAGGATGCCCCTCAAGGAAGAGTTGGATCTGGACAGGGGGAGGGCCCCTGCTGGAGGAAGgagcagaagctggaggaggagggagaggaggagaaagaagagaaagacgaagaggaagagaaggaagagaaagctgTAGTCAAGGAAGAGATGGTGCTAGCcgaggaaaaggaagaggcaaaGCTGCCATCACCGCCCCTgactcctccagcccctccacctcctccttccctcccacccccctcagcgtctcctccatccccactttgccctccaccacccccagtgtctcctccacccccaccatcccctccaccacctcctgccccagaggagcaggaggaatcTCCTCCTCCCGTGGTCCCAGCTACGTGCTCCAGGAAGAGGGGCCGGCCCCCCCTAACTCCCAGCCAGCGGGCAGAGCGGGAAGCTGCTCGGGCAGGGCCAGAGAGCGCCTCGCCtcccgccccggcccccagcGCCACCACAGGAGGCCCCCTGGAAGACAGCCCCACTGTGGCCCCCAAAAGTGCCACCTTTCTGAAGAACATCCGGCAGTTTATCATGCCTGTGGTGAGTGCCCGCTCCTCCCGTGTCATCAAGACACCCCGGCGATTCATGGATGAAGACCCCCCCAGGCCCCTGAAGTTGGAGGTCTCACCTACTCTACGGCCTCCCGTTGCCACCTCCCCACTCACCCCCCAGGAACCAGCACCAGCCCCCTCTCCACCGCGTGCCCCAACTCCTCCACCtaccccagccccactccctgaGAAGAGACGCTCCATCCTAAGGGAACCCACGTTTCGCTGGACCTCATTGACCCGGgaactgccccctcctccccctgctcctccgccggccccacccccacttcctgccCCTGTCATTCCATCCCGGAGGCCCCTGCTCCTTCGGGCCCCTCAGTTTACCCCAAGTGAAGCCCACCTGAAGATCTACGAATCGGTGCTTACTACTCCTCCTCTTGGGGCCCCTGAAGCCCCTGAGCCAGAGCCTCCTCCCGCCGATGACTCTCCAGCTGAGCCTGAAACGCGGGCAGTGGGCCGCACAAACCACCTCAGCTTGCCTCGATTTGCCCCCGTGGTCGCCACTCCTGTTAAGGCCGAGGTGCCCCCTTCTGGAGCTCCAGCTCCGGTCAGTGGGCAGCAGCCTCAGGCTCAGCTGCAGCAGCCCCTGCAGGCCTTGCAGACCCAGCTGCTGCCCCCAGCACTACCACCACAGCAGTCCCAAGTACAGCCACAGTTGCAGCTGCAGCTGCCACCATCACCGCAGCAGCCGCCACCACTGGAAAAGGCCCGGATTGCAGGCCTGGGTTCCTTACCACTGTCCGGGGTGGAGGAAAAAATGTTCAGCCTCCTCAAGAGAGCCAAGGTGCAGCTAATCAAGAtcgaccagcagcagcagcagaaggtgGCATCTCTGATGCCG CCGAGCCCTGGAGGGCAGATGGAGGAGGTCGTGGGGACTGTCAAGCAGATCCCAGATAGAGGTTCTGTCAAGTCTGAAGATGAATCAGTGGAAACTAAGAGAGAGAGACCATCG GGCCCCGAGTCCCCTGTGCAAGGCCCCCGCATCAAACACGTCTGCCGTCATGCTGCTGTGGCCTTGGGTCAGGCCCGGGCCATGGTGCCCGAAGATGTCCCCCGCCTCAGTGCTCTCCCTCTCCGAGATCGGCAGGACCTTGCCACGGAGG ATACGTCATCAGCATCTGAGACTGAGAGCGTCCCATCTCGGTCCCGGCGGGGAAAGGTGGAGTCAGCAGGGCCCGGGGGAGACTCAGAGCCTGCGGGGTCTGGAGGGACTCTAGCACATGCACCCCGGCGCTCACTGCCCTCCCATCATGGCAAGAAGATGAGGATGGCACGGTGTGGACACTGTCGGGGCTGTCTGCGTGTGCAGGACTGTGGGTCCTGTGTCAACTGCCTGGACAAGCCCAAGTTTGGGGGCCCCAACACCAAGAAGCAGTGCTGTGT atACCGAAAGTGTGACAAGATAGAGGCTCGGAAGATGGAGCGGCTGGCCAAAAAAG GCCGGACGATAGTGAAGACGCTGTTGCCCTGGGATTCCGATGAATCTCCTGAGGCCTCCCCTGGTCCTCCAGGCCCACGCCGGGGGGCGGGAGCTGGGGGGCCCCGGGAGGAGGTGGTGGCCCCCCAAGGGCCCGAGGAGCAGGACTCCCTCCTACTGCAGCGCAAGTCAGCCCGGCGCTGCGTCAAACAGCGACCCTCCTATGATATCTTCGAGGACTCGGATGACTCAGAGCCCGGGGCTCCCCCTGCTCCTCGGCGTCGGACCCCCCGAGAGAATG AGCTGCCAGTGCCAGAACCAGAGGAGCAGAGCCGGCCTCGCAAACCCACCCTGCAGCCTGTGTTGCAGCTCAAGGCCCGAAGGCGCCTGGACAAG GATGCTTTGGCTCCTGGCCCTTTTGCCTCTTTTCCCAATGGCTGGACTGGAAAACAAAAGTCCCCTGATGGCGTGCACCGGGTTCGTGTGGATTTTAAG GAGGATTGTGATCTGGAGAACGTGTGGCTGATGGGTGGCCTGAGCGTACTCACCTCCGTGCCTGGGGGACCACCGATGGtgtgcttgctgtgtgccagcaAAGGCCTGCATGAG CTGGTGTTCTGCCAAGTCTGCTGTGACCCTTTCCATCCATTCTGCCTGGAGGAGGCCGAGCGGCCCCTGCCCCAACATCATGACACTTGGTGCTGCCGCCGCTGCAAGTTCTGCCATGTCTGTGGGCGAAAAGGCCGGGGATCCAAG CACCTCCTGGAGTGTGAGCGCTGCCGCCATGCTTACCACCCAGCCTGCCTGGGGCCCAGCTACCCAACCCGGGCCACACGCAAACGGCGCCACTGG ATCTGCTCAGCCTGCGTGCGCTGTAAGAGCTGTGGGGCGACTCCAGGCAAGAACTGGGACGTCGAGTGGTCGGGAGATTACAGCCTCTGCCCCAGGTGCACCCAGCTCTATGAGAAAG GAAACTACTGCCCAATCTGCACTCGCTGCTATGAGGACAACGACTACGAGAGCAAGATGATGCAGTGCGCACAGTGTGACCACTGGGTGCACGCCAAGTGCGAGGGGCTCTCGG ATGAAGACTATGAGATCCTCTCGGGGCTGCCAGACTCGGTGCTGTACACCTGTGGGCCGTGTGCTGGGGCCACGCACCCCCGCTGGCGAGAGGCCCTGAGTGGGGCCTTGCAGGGGGGCCTTCGCCAGGTGCTCCAGGGCCTGCTGAGCTCCAAGGTGGCAGGCCCCCTGCTGCTGTGCACCCAG TGTGGGCAGGATGGAAAGCAGCTGCACCCAGGGCCCTGCGATCTGCACGCAGTGAGCCAGCGTTTTGAGGAAGGCCACTACAAGTCCGTG CACAGCTTCATGGAGGACATGGTGGGCATCCTAATGAGGCACTCGGAAGAAGGAGAGATGCCGGAGCGCCGGGCTGGAGGCCAGACCAAGGGGCTCCTGCTGAAG CTGCTAGAGTCTGCGTTCGGCTGGTTCGACGCCCATGACCCCAAGTACTGGCGACGGAGTACCCGGCTGCCCAA CGGAGTCCTTCCCAATGCCGTGTTGCCCCCATCCCTGGACCATGTCTACGCTCAGTGGAGGCAGCAGGAACCAGAGACCCCAGAATCAGGGCAGCCTCCAGGGGATCCCTCAACAG CTCTCCAGGGCAAGGATGCAGCTGCTTTCTCACACCTGGAGGACCCCCGTCAGTGTGCGCTCTGCCTCAAATATGGGGATGCGGACTCCAAG GAGGCGGGGCGACTCCTGTACATCGGGCAGAATGAGTGGACACACGTCAACTGTGCCATCTGGTCAGCCGAAGTGTTTGAAGAAAACGACGGCTCCCTCAAGAACGTGCACGCTGCTGTGGCTCGAGGGAGGCAGATG CGCTGTGAGCTCTGCCTGAAGCCTGGAGCCACGGTGGGCTGCTGcctttcctcctgcctcagcAACTTCCACTTCATGTGCGCCCGGGCCAGTTACTGCATCTTCCAGGATGACAAGAAAGTTTTCTGCCAGAAACACACAGACCTGCTGGATGGCAAG GAGATCGTGACCCCTGACGGTTTTGATGTTCTCCGCCGAGTCTACgtggactttgagggcatcaACTTCAAGCGGAAGTTTTTGACAGGGCTTGAACCTGATGCCATCAATGTGCTCATTG GCTCCATCCGAATTGACTCCTTGGGCACTCTCTCTGACCTCTCAGACTGCGAGGGACGGCTCTTCCCCGTTGGCTACCA GTGCTCCCGTCTGTACTGGAGCACGGTAGATGCTCGGCGGCGCTGCTGGTATCGGTGCCGAATTCTGGAGTATCGGCCGTGGGGCCCAAGGGAAGAGCCGGTTCACCTGGAGGCGGCAGAGGAGAACCAGACCATTGTGCACAGCCCCGCCCCTTCCTCAG CGCCCCCAGTTCATGTGGACCCCCCACCAGATGCAGATGCCCTTCTCCCTAGAGCTCCTGAGCACCACTCACCTGTTCAGAACCAGGACCCCCTACTTCGGCCGGATCCAAGCAGCGCCCCTCCTCTAGCCCCCCGCTCCTTCTCAGGGGCTCGAATCAAAGTGCCCAACTACTCACCATCCCGGAGGCCCTTGGGGGGTGTCTCCTTtggacccctgccctcccctg GAAGTCCATCTTCTCTGACCCACCACATCCCTACGGTGGGAGACCTGGACTTCCCAGCTCCCCCCAGACGCTCCCGTCGTCCCAGCCCCTTGGCTTCCAGGCTGCCACCATCACGGCGGGCCTCTCCTCCTCTCAAAACCTCTCCTCAGCTCAGGGTGCCCCCTCCTACCTCAGTCATTAGAGCCCTCACACCTACCTCAGGGGAGCTGGCTCCCCCTGGCCGGGCCCCATCTCCTCCACCACCCCCTGAAGACCTGGGCCCAGACTTTGAGGACATGGAGGTGGTATCAGGACTGAGTGCTGCTGACCTGGACTTTGCGGCCAGCCTGCTGGGGACTGAGCCCTTCCAGGAAGAGATTGTGGCTGCAGGGGCAGTGGGGAGCAGCCACGGGGGCCCAGGGGACAGCTCAGAGGAggaggccagccccaccccccgcTACGTCCACTTCCCTGTGACTGTGGTAtctggccctgccctggcccctggAGCCCTCCCTGGAGCCCCCCGCATTGAACAGCTGGACGGAGTGGATGATGGCACCGACAGCGAGGCCGAGGCCGTCCAGCAGCCTCGGGGCCAGGGGACTCCTCCTTCAGGGCCAGGAGCAGGCCGGGCTGGGGTCGTCGGGGCTGCAGGGGACAGGGCCCGACCTCCCGAGGACTTACCCTCAGAAATCGTGGATTTTGTGTTGAAGAACCTagggggccctggggaggggggtgctggGCCCAGAGAGGAGCCACTCCCCCCAGCACCTCCCCTGGCCAATGGCAGCCAGCCCCCTCAGGGCCTACCCCCTAGCCCAGCTGACCCCACCCGGACGTTTGCCTGGCTCCCCGGGGCCCCAGGGGTCCGGGTATTGAGCCTGGGCCCCGCCCCTGAGCCCCCCAAACCTGCCACATCCAAGATCATCCTTGTCAACAAGCTGGGGCAAGTGTTTGTAAAGATGGCGGGGGAGGGTGAACCTGTCTCACCCCCAGTGAAGCAAccacctctgccccctcccatcccccccacGGCCCCCACTTCCTGGACTCTGCCCCCAGGACCCCTGCTGGGTGTGCTGCCTGTGGTAGGGGTGGTCcgtcccgcccctcccccacccccccctccatTGACGCTGGTGTTGAGCAGTGGGCCCCCCAGCCCGCCCCGCCAGGCCATCCGCGTGAAGAGGGTGTCTACCTTCTCTGGCCGTTCCCCACCCGCGCCTCCTCCAAGCAAGACTCCCCGGCTGGAGGAAGATGGAGAGTCCTTGGAGGATCCCCCCCCGGGTCCAGGACTTTGTGGCACTGG GTTGAGCCGAGTGAGGATGAAAACGCCCACCGTGCGTGGAGTTCTTGACCTGGATGATCCTGGGGAGCCCACTGAGGGGGAAAGCCCAAG ACTCCTCCAGGATCGGTCCCCTCTGCTGCCACTTCCAGAAGGCGGTCCTCCCCGGGCCCCCGATGGTCCCCCTGACCTGCTGCTTGAGTCCCAGTGGCACCACTACTCAG GTGAGGCTTCAAGCTCTGAGGAAGAGCCTCCATCCCCAGAGGACAAAGAGAACCAGGCCCCTAAACGAGCTGGCCCACATCTGCGTTTCGAGATCAGCAGTGAGGATGGGTTCAGCGTGGAGGCAGAGAGCTTGGAGG gggCGTGGAGAACTCTGATTGAGAAGGTGCAAGAGGCCCGAGGGCATGCCCGGCTCAGACATCTCTCTTTCAGTG GAATGAGTGGGGCAAGGCTCCTGGGCATCCACCACGATGCTGTCATCTTCCTGGCAGAGCAACTGCCTGGAGCTCAGCGCTGCCAGCACTATAAGTTCCGCTACCATCAGCAGGGAGAGGGCCAGGAGGAGCCACCCCTGAATCCCCATGGGGCAGCCCGTGCTGAGGTCTATCTCCG gaAGTGCACCTTTGACATGTTCAATTTCCTGGCCTCCCAGCACCGGGTGCTCCCTGAGGGAGCCACCTGtgatgaggaagaggatgagGTGCAGCTCAGGTCAACCAG ACGCGCCACCAGTCTGGAGCTGCCCATGGCCATGCGCTTTCGCCACCTCAAGAAGACATCCAAAGAGGCTGTGGGTGTCTACAG ATCTGCCATCCATGGGCGGGGCCTGTTCTGTAAACGCAACATCGATGCTGGCGAGATGGTCATTGAGTACTCTGGTATTGTCATTCGCTCTGTGCTGACTGACAAGCGGGAGAAGTTCTATGATGGGAAG GGCATTGGGTGCTACATGTTCCGCATGGATGACTTTGACGTGgtggatgccaccatgcatggcaATGCCGCCCGCTTCATCAACCACTCGTGTGAGCCCAATTGCTTCTCTCGAGTCATCCACGTGGAGGGTCAGAAGCACATCGTCATCTTTGCCCTGCGCCGCATCCTGCGTGGTGAGGAGCTCACCTATGACTACAAGTTCCCCATTGAGGATGCCAGCAACAAGCTGCCCTGCAACTGTGGCGCCAAGCGCTGCCGTCGGTTCCTTAACTGA